One genomic window of Gemmatimonadales bacterium includes the following:
- a CDS encoding VOC family protein encodes MPSADLQGATLGQVAIRVHDVGRATAFYRDQLGLPLLFEFTGLAFFRCGDVRLMLSTAEKPEFDHPASILYYRVPDVEASYAELSARGVGFVDTPHVVHRTPTSELWMAFFRDSEGNHAALMAEKAAI; translated from the coding sequence ATGCCGAGCGCCGATCTGCAGGGAGCCACCCTGGGACAGGTGGCCATTCGAGTCCACGATGTCGGTCGCGCCACCGCGTTCTATCGGGACCAGCTGGGCCTGCCGCTCCTGTTCGAGTTTACCGGCCTGGCGTTTTTCCGCTGCGGCGATGTCAGGCTGATGCTCTCCACAGCAGAGAAGCCGGAGTTCGACCATCCGGCCTCGATCCTGTACTATCGCGTGCCCGACGTGGAAGCGAGCTACGCCGAGCTCTCGGCGCGCGGGGTCGGCTTCGTCGACACACCTCATGTCGTTCACCGCACCCCGACCTCGGAGCTCTGGATGGCGTTCTTCCGGGATTCCGAAGGAAATCATGCCGCCCTGATGGCGGAGAAGGCAGC
- a CDS encoding RNA polymerase sigma factor produces MGEPQFERIIRLHGPALRRLALAYSRTTADGDDLFQEICFAIWRSLPTFRGDCSERTYAFRIGHNRGLTYRSRRRPDPVELDEGARDERPGPDAMAVAASERDRLLDAIRQLGDGHRQVVLLSLEGLSHAEIGDVLGISENNVAVRLSRARKELRLLLGAPGGEE; encoded by the coding sequence ATGGGCGAGCCGCAATTCGAACGGATCATCCGGCTGCATGGTCCGGCACTGCGCCGCCTGGCGCTTGCCTACAGTCGCACAACGGCCGATGGGGATGACCTGTTTCAGGAGATCTGTTTTGCCATCTGGCGTTCGCTCCCGACCTTTCGGGGTGATTGCAGCGAGCGCACCTATGCGTTTCGGATTGGCCACAACCGTGGGCTGACCTACCGGAGCAGGCGTCGCCCCGACCCGGTCGAGCTCGACGAAGGCGCTCGCGACGAGCGGCCGGGTCCCGACGCGATGGCGGTGGCGGCCTCCGAACGCGACCGGTTGCTGGATGCCATCCGCCAGCTTGGCGACGGACACCGGCAGGTCGTGCTGCTCAGTCTCGAGGGCTTGAGTCATGCAGAGATCGGCGACGTGCTGGGTATTTCGGAGAACAATGTGGCGGTTCGGTTGTCCCGCGCTCGCAAGGAACTGCGCCTGCTGCTCGGCGCCCCGGGAGGTGAAGAATGA